The bacterium genome contains the following window.
CCAAAAGCTATAAAAAAATATCCTGCTTTTTTCCACGCAGTATTGCCAGCCATTAAACCAATTATTATCAGCATCACAATAGTTGCAGCTTCTCTGCCAAGCTCTATGAAAGTATACATATCTGGTTTGAAATTCATATCTCTGAGCAGATCTTTAATTCCATATAATCCTCTCAGATAAACAACAACAGCGGATTCCAGATAAGCCATTGCAACCACAAATATGATTACCAGTATTAGGTTCTTTTCCTTTTGCAATTGAGTTATTTGATTCTTTTTATTGATGACCTGAAATTTTGATCTTATGATTAGCTGCAAACTTTTCTATCTGTCTCCTGTGCCGAAGAATATGAACCACTGCGTGTTCGAGTAATTGTTCGAGATCATATTGCGGACCCCATCGGACTATCAATTTCACTTTCTGAATATCATCGTCTGAATATTCCCATTTGTCCTGTAATGTTTCAGAGGTATATGCCAGCATTTTTTCAAACTCTAATACAAATTCCTCCTTTGAAAGAACTCTTCTCTCAGGAGAACTTTTTGTAATACCGAACCAATCACGGATATAATCAGCATAAGCATAACCGGAATTCGTAACGTGTGAACAGATTGTCTGGACAGAACGGCAATCTTCATCTTTAGTTTCGGTATCAACAATTTTGACAAAGTCCGATTCGTTTATGTTCCCGATAAGATATTTAAATTCAGTTGCAGCTCTTTCATATTCATCCATCACGGCACCGATTCCGCCTTTGCGATAATTTTTTTTCATTTCTATGTTGTATTTCCTCTCAGTCATGATTTTGAACCTATAATTAGTAATGTAATATCATCAGATGCGGGCTGACCGGCAGTAAATAAGTGAACATCGTGGAGCAGAGTTTGAATTGTAGATTCACTTTTAGCCATGTGTTTTTGGATTCTATCCATTCCATACTCTTCAAATGAGGTATTCATCGCTTCACTAACACCATCCGAAAATAGAAGTAACCTGCTTCCGGGCCTTATTTCAATTTTATTTTCCGCAAAAACGTAGTCCAATAAACCCAAAGGTACACCGGAATTTGTTTCCAGAATATTTATTTCTTTTGAGTTAATTAATAATGGTGGAAGATGACCTGCATTTGCAAAAGAAAAAGTACCTGATCGGGTGTCAAGAATTGCATATATCATTGTTACAAACCGTGTCTTTGGAAAATCCTGTATCAGAATTTTGTTGACCTCAGTCAGTACTTTAGCAGGAGACAAACCTTTTTCTGCAAACATTCGTAAAATGCTCCGAGTTGAAGCCATTAAAAGAGCTGCTGCCATTCCTTTGCCTGCAACGTCCGCTAAAACAATTCCCAGCTTTCCTTCATCTAATTGGATGTAATCGAACCAGTCTCCACCAACTTCTCTGCATGGAATGCAAAGTCCTTCAATTTCAAATCCCTGCAGCTCCGGTTTCCAATTCGGGAATAAAGACATCTGCACGGTCTTGGCTTCATCAAGTTCCCGAGACATTCTTTCTTTTTCTTCGCGCTCGATTTTAAATAATCTGGCATTTTCAATTGCGGTCGAAACGTGACCGGCCAAAGCTTCCAGAAGCTGAATTCTTTCAGGAGAGAAAGCATTTTTTTCCTGATGTTGAAAATTAAATACTCCTATAAGTTGTCCCCGAATTTTCAGAGGAATATCAAGTTCCGAACATGTAGATTCTTCACTTACCTGGTAATACGGATCATTAGTTACATCTGGTGCGTAGTAAGTTTCGCCAATGAGTCCTACGTGACCAACCATTCCATATTCACCTATCTTAAATCTATCACCTTTTATATGGAAGTTTACAGTCCATCCTCTCACAGCAACAATTTCTAACTCGTTCGTTTCTTCAACCTTCAGCAATATTCCTGAACGAGAATACCCGAACGTCTGTGCAACATCGCTTACGACCTCTTCCAGGAGTGTTTCGAGATCTAAGATTGAATTAATCCTTTGAGCTACACGCTGAAGTAATAATAATTCCTTTATCTGCTGGTTTTGATTATCGGACATTTTTTGATGTTAGTAATTAGATAGATAATAATTTCAGTTTTTTTACTTTAGACAAGTCAAGTATTTTTTAACCGATTCAGACACTCAGAAAAATTTCTATTAAATGAAGATTAAATTTTAATATCAAGATTAAGTCAATTTAACGTTGAAAAATATCAAACAAAAATATCAGAAGAATAACCAACCGTGGCTGCCTGCTGCTGCACCAATGATCGTAATTATGCTTAATATAAAAAGATGAAGATGCATTTTATAAATTCTTCTGTACGTTCCTTCAGGATCGATCTCTGCTTTTTCTCTCATTTTTTTATGTAGGAAAAGTGGTTCTAATACAAAAAGCAGGAGAGTAAAAATCAACCAGATTAAAACCATCAGATGCATCCACCAATAAGAAATATCCAGAAACCTTTCCCACATATTTAATCTTGCTACCATATGAAATCCAGTTAGACCGACAAGTAAAGTTGTAATTCTCGATTGTCTTGCGAATCTATGCTCGGCTTTTTCAAAAAAGTCAATTCTCTCTTCTTTTGATTTGAATTGTTTAACTGTTGGGAGAAGAACTGTTGTAACAAATGCTACACCGCCAATCCATAATACAACACCAAGTATATGAAGGATCCTCGCAATAGCAAGATCATACATTGTGAATACCTTTAGTAATGATTATTGATGATTTATTTACAGAATGAAAATAATAAACTATTACAACTTCAGCCAATATAAATAAAAAGACCACCGTGAAGGTGGTCTTAAAATGCATACGTCTCTGTTTATCTAAGCTTATTTCATTAGAATCATTTTATTTGTCTTAACAAAGTTCCCGGATTCGATTTTATAGAAATATACTCCGCTGGAAAGATTGCTTGCATCGAAGTTTACTTCATATGTGCCGGCATTCATCTCTTCGCTGACGAGTGTAGCAATTTCTTTTCCAAGCACATTATAAACTTTAAGCGATACATAAGAACCTTCCGGGATTCTGAATTTAATGGTAGTGCTTGGATTGAATGGGTTAGGATAGTTTTGTTCTAATAAATACTCAGTCGGAATATTACTGGGTATTTCACTAACATCTGAAGGCGTCCAACTGGAATTATCAAAATAGACCCCGAGTGAGTTAGCGCCTGCAAATGCGTAAATAGCAACATCACCTGCTAGCTCTCCAACTTCTGGCCTTTGTAAGCCTGTCACATCGGTAGTTGTATCTGAAACTTGCACGCTACCAGTCCAGCTTGTTCCATTAAAACCTTTATACCTGATTGAACGAGGTGCCGCATTACCAGTGCCAGACTGTTCAAATACACTTTTGAATATCTGATTGCCGTCAGTTTTTCTTGAATAGAGAGCAGGCCATTTATTCTCTTCAGGAACAACCCAGGTTTGCATTGACCCCCAGCTTCCACCGCTTGGCCTTAAAGCCCAGTACAGATCATAAGAGCTGCCGTTACTTTTCTCAAAAACAAGTGCAACTATATTATTTGGATCATCTTCTCTTGAAGCGATAATTTGTCCATGTCTTGTAGTATCTGTTGAACCGTCTACAACTGTTACATGAGTTATCCATGATGCAGGATCACCATAGTCAGTGTTCTCTCTAGCATAAAGATTACCACTGTTGAAACCATTATAACTTGCATATACAGCACCATTCCAGCCATAGCAAAAATCAATATCTCTACCTAAAAATCCCAGAGAATGTGCATCCTGCCAAACCGTGCCATAACTACTAGGTTCAGAACGGATACATTTAACTACATTTAAACTGTCGTACAAACAAATTGCTCGGTAATTTGTGGATGAATTATTTCTGTCAACTGCAAAATCTGTTGGATATCCACTTCCTGAAGAGCCAACAACTGTCTGATAAGTAAAGTTTTGAGAAGCCATTTCGCTTTTAGCAAGTCTTAGCCATCCTCCTTCAAATGTATAGAAAACTAAAAGATAAGACTCTTGTGTTGAGGCTCCACCAATCTGGCCATCAAAACACATTATTTCTACTTTACTAAATAATTGCCCACCAAGTCCTATGTAACCCCATTGTAACCAGGAAAGACCGCCATCATCAGATTTATAAATGTATAAGCTATCTTTGGTTGATGATCCATCTTTACGTCCTATAACTGCTAGGAAGATTTCTCCATTACGGGAAATGTCCATACTGATATCGTATGCACTTCCACTTGTAATCATCAAATCGTCACCCCAAAGTACTTTGGATTGTGCCGGTGTTTCAAAAAGAATGCTTTCTTCCGGTTTATTGTCAAATTGTTTTGGAGAACCCTCAGGCATTCCATCAGCGGTAGGATCGAAAGTTCCATCGCTCACTGTGCCGTAAAGTTTTGCAACCTCAGGATCCGCTTCCTGCCAAGCTTGTATTATTTGTTCTCTTAATTGGTAGTATAAGTTCCAATCCTCGTTCGACTCGGCATCTGTTATTTGCTGAATCAGAGATTTGATATTTTCCGGCACAACAATGGATTTGCTGCCAGAAACCATATCTCCAGATTGAGCATTAATTAGTACTGAGCAAATGGAAAAAAGAAAAGTGAAAACAACTATAAGTTGTTTCATATGTGACCTCCTTGTGTTTAGTGATAGATAGTTAGTTTAGGTTTTAATTACTAATATGAATGGAAAAAAGATTGCCGTATTTAGAAAAAAGAGTATCAATTTTACAGAGCAAGTATTGGTCAAACCACTTCTATACTGAAAATGATTCCGAAGAAAAAGAAGTAATTATATAACTTATAAACTTGAATAATGATTACAATTTTAATTTATGATAGTAACTTTTTTGATAAAATCTACAAATTGAGTTGAAAAAAAATAACTAAAACGAAAAATTGTTTGAATTAAGTTTTTCAATTCTTCTTACATCTCTTTTTCTGCAAGTAACAATTTTTTATCTACAAATTGTCCTTGTTCGATGTGGTCTTGAGTGACATATACTGTGCCATTTTCATTATGCGGCTCACCAAAGACTGAATGAACTGATTTAAGCCCTCCAAGCCACTTTCGTGCATCGGTGAGATACACTAAATCGCCTGGATTGGCTTTCATTTTTACCATTTCTGTCGTAGAAAAGTTAACAGTGTCATCTTCACCGGGCTTTTGTTTCCAATGCACTTTTACTTTCTCACCCTCAGCATCATTTATCTTACTGCCTTTGAAATATTCTTTAGTTTTACTTAGTGACCAAACAGTAAGTCCATCGGTCTTTTCTTCTTCGTTATACTCGATGTAATAATCAGATATTATAATTACTAAAATGACAAGTATAATTACTGCACCAAGTAAAACAGGTAACGAAGCTAAATTAAGTATTATCATCAGGAATAATATTATGGAAGCGGTTATCATTCCGATCATTAATAATCCGTGATTGGGTAATCGTTTAATCTTCTCTATTAATTGCTGCTGTTGCTTCTGTGTGATGGTGGTAATCACTGCAACTCCCAAACATACGATCAGGTTATAAAGAGCGCCGATATAAATGTAAGGATGTTCGGGAACGTACTCAGTGCCATGAGCAAAAATCTGAATCAGTGGGACCGGGTAATGCATTCCCAGAACCATAAGTGCAACGCCGCCAACGAATGTTGAAATGACTGCGGTGTTTGTAAATTTTTTCCAGAAAATTCCGAGGAAAATTCCAACAACCAGTGGTGGAGTTAAAGTTGAGTGAAAATATCCATGAGCTTCATACACTGTAGGGAACTGGCTGAATGGTATTACGGCGAGTACACCCATAACTGTAAAAACTGCTGTAGCAACCCTTGCGGATAATAATTCCTGCCTGTCTTCTTCTTTCCAGGTTTGCACTTTTTTACTCAACCATTTTTTTGCAGGACGATGAACATCATTAATATAAATCGCAGCAATCGCATTTAGCAAAGTATCAACCGTTGACATTAATGCGGCGGTTAATGCTGCCATCACAAATCCAAAAACACCGGGATGTGATATTACGTTCGCGACGACCACAAATATTGCGTCGGGGTCAGTGTTCGGGCTTACTACATCCGGGTTGATAATGGATATTGCTTTGCCAATCCAACCTGCATTACCAACCACAATAGCAGAGATAGGAAGCATAAACAAGATATTAAATGCTGCAGCCTTTCTTCCTTCATCAACACTTTTACATGACATAAAGCGCATAATCAAGCCCATGTTCATAAATAAAAATCCGATTGAGCCAGCAACACCATCCTGCCAGAATATTCCTACAAAGTTAAAACCGGGTGGCTCATTAAAATGTGCAAGTGGTAGTTTCCATTCTGTCGGAAGTAAATTCCAAAAAATATCAAATCCACCTAGGTAAGAAATTCCAAGGAAGAATACCAACATTCCAGCAAAAATTAAAATGAATCCTTGTGCCAGATCAGTGAATATTACGGCCGTCTGTCCGCCATAAGTAATATATATTCCAACGATCAAAGCAATTACTACTACAAGACCCATCAAAGTTACTTGTATATTCATTCCGAAAATATCAAAGCTGGGTGGAAGTAATGGCAGGATGGCTTTACCCATCGTCAACAATCCGATACCGACATAACCAATCATATAAAGCAGAAGAAGTATGGTTGCAAGAAACCTGGTTGCTGCTGAAAATCTTTTTTCAAAATAC
Protein-coding sequences here:
- a CDS encoding SpoIIE family protein phosphatase — protein: MSDNQNQQIKELLLLQRVAQRINSILDLETLLEEVVSDVAQTFGYSRSGILLKVEETNELEIVAVRGWTVNFHIKGDRFKIGEYGMVGHVGLIGETYYAPDVTNDPYYQVSEESTCSELDIPLKIRGQLIGVFNFQHQEKNAFSPERIQLLEALAGHVSTAIENARLFKIEREEKERMSRELDEAKTVQMSLFPNWKPELQGFEIEGLCIPCREVGGDWFDYIQLDEGKLGIVLADVAGKGMAAALLMASTRSILRMFAEKGLSPAKVLTEVNKILIQDFPKTRFVTMIYAILDTRSGTFSFANAGHLPPLLINSKEINILETNSGVPLGLLDYVFAENKIEIRPGSRLLLFSDGVSEAMNTSFEEYGMDRIQKHMAKSESTIQTLLHDVHLFTAGQPASDDITLLIIGSKS
- a CDS encoding T9SS type A sorting domain-containing protein, whose protein sequence is MQTWVVPEENKWPALYSRKTDGNQIFKSVFEQSGTGNAAPRSIRYKGFNGTSWTGSVQVSDTTTDVTGLQRPEVGELAGDVAIYAFAGANSLGVYFDNSSWTPSDVSEIPSNIPTEYLLEQNYPNPFNPSTTIKFRIPEGSYVSLKVYNVLGKEIATLVSEEMNAGTYEVNFDASNLSSGVYFYKIESGNFVKTNKMILMK
- a CDS encoding DinB family protein — its product is MKKNYRKGGIGAVMDEYERAATEFKYLIGNINESDFVKIVDTETKDEDCRSVQTICSHVTNSGYAYADYIRDWFGITKSSPERRVLSKEEFVLEFEKMLAYTSETLQDKWEYSDDDIQKVKLIVRWGPQYDLEQLLEHAVVHILRHRRQIEKFAANHKIKISGHQ
- a CDS encoding sodium:solute symporter family protein, translated to METYHSIGTSTDWIVMIVYFIAIMLFGSYFGKYNRTTTDFFFGGRRFAWWLIAMSIVATGVGSHSFIKYSAKGFEAGLSSTMTYMNDWFFLPFFIFGWLPIIVYTKIRSIPEYFEKRFSAATRFLATILLLLYMIGYVGIGLLTMGKAILPLLPPSFDIFGMNIQVTLMGLVVVIALIVGIYITYGGQTAVIFTDLAQGFILIFAGMLVFFLGISYLGGFDIFWNLLPTEWKLPLAHFNEPPGFNFVGIFWQDGVAGSIGFLFMNMGLIMRFMSCKSVDEGRKAAAFNILFMLPISAIVVGNAGWIGKAISIINPDVVSPNTDPDAIFVVVANVISHPGVFGFVMAALTAALMSTVDTLLNAIAAIYINDVHRPAKKWLSKKVQTWKEEDRQELLSARVATAVFTVMGVLAVIPFSQFPTVYEAHGYFHSTLTPPLVVGIFLGIFWKKFTNTAVISTFVGGVALMVLGMHYPVPLIQIFAHGTEYVPEHPYIYIGALYNLIVCLGVAVITTITQKQQQQLIEKIKRLPNHGLLMIGMITASIILFLMIILNLASLPVLLGAVIILVILVIIISDYYIEYNEEEKTDGLTVWSLSKTKEYFKGSKINDAEGEKVKVHWKQKPGEDDTVNFSTTEMVKMKANPGDLVYLTDARKWLGGLKSVHSVFGEPHNENGTVYVTQDHIEQGQFVDKKLLLAEKEM